The following are encoded in a window of Nitrospirota bacterium genomic DNA:
- a CDS encoding metal-dependent hydrolase encodes MTAPTHIAFSLATALLFGAEGSTVLGLAAGGALLPDIDHPQSAIGRVFFFFSIPLNKYFGHRGFIHSVILWLPLTVLGSFFFKPMLYLGMGALSHCLLDCLNISGVALLKPVTEKIFVLASQRYRIGTGSRQEFILMMALGFVGWGGGYIGSQGGIRTMLQAFMGNYQMAVDRYKREGTKQCYFEGKLRLADGNIKEGSWLVIGTEGSGPFTPLAVYDREENKIIHVPDQAEFLKAKIKVTEKDWHTLKLSGPSQLTKGTVYFKPGSKWHIAKEGEYVFGVLQYEGDVTLKPSTL; translated from the coding sequence ATGACGGCCCCGACACACATAGCGTTCAGTTTAGCGACAGCGCTTTTATTCGGTGCTGAAGGATCAACCGTTCTCGGACTTGCGGCCGGCGGCGCATTGCTGCCCGACATAGACCATCCTCAAAGCGCTATTGGCCGGGTGTTCTTTTTCTTTTCTATTCCGCTTAATAAATATTTCGGACATCGAGGCTTTATTCACTCCGTCATCTTGTGGCTGCCGCTTACGGTATTAGGATCCTTTTTCTTTAAACCAATGCTATACCTTGGAATGGGCGCATTGTCTCACTGTCTCCTTGATTGTCTGAACATCTCAGGCGTTGCGCTTCTCAAACCGGTAACGGAAAAGATCTTTGTTCTTGCTTCTCAGAGGTACAGGATCGGCACAGGATCCCGTCAGGAGTTTATTCTTATGATGGCACTCGGTTTTGTAGGCTGGGGCGGCGGGTACATCGGGAGCCAGGGCGGTATAAGGACGATGCTTCAAGCTTTCATGGGTAATTATCAGATGGCCGTTGACCGGTATAAACGGGAAGGCACTAAGCAATGTTATTTTGAAGGTAAGCTACGATTAGCAGACGGCAATATCAAAGAGGGATCCTGGCTTGTGATCGGGACGGAAGGATCCGGACCATTTACGCCGCTTGCTGTATATGACAGGGAAGAAAATAAAATTATTCATGTCCCGGATCAGGCGGAGTTTCTTAAGGCTAAGATCAAAGTAACAGAAAAAGATTGGCATACCTTAAAACTGTCCGGGCCGTCGCAACTGACAAAGGGGACTGTTTATTTTAAGCCGGGGAGTAAGTGGCATATTGCGAAGGAAGGGGAGTATGTTTTTGGGGTTTTGCAGTATGAGGGGGATGTAACTTTGAAGCCGTCAACGTTGTAG